In Ancylothrix sp. D3o, the following proteins share a genomic window:
- a CDS encoding NUDIX domain-containing protein, translated as MSEKNGPWTIEETEKKYHNSFIDVQEDQVVQPDGKPGSYATVKMKAGVAVLPMDDEGNVYLVKQFRYALKRESVEVVCGAIDGDEPPLEAAKREVKEELGIEAAEWTDLGMFDMDTSIVNCPVFLFTATNLKFTSTEREGTETMKTVKMSLEEAVENVMESSITHGPSSILILKGNTAMNLRGENHSF; from the coding sequence ATGTCAGAAAAAAATGGCCCTTGGACAATTGAAGAAACCGAAAAAAAATATCACAATTCTTTTATTGATGTGCAGGAAGACCAGGTGGTGCAACCAGACGGAAAACCTGGAAGTTACGCCACAGTAAAAATGAAAGCAGGAGTGGCTGTGCTGCCGATGGATGATGAGGGTAATGTCTATTTAGTTAAGCAATTTCGTTATGCACTAAAACGCGAAAGTGTAGAGGTTGTGTGCGGGGCAATTGATGGAGATGAGCCACCTTTAGAAGCAGCAAAAAGAGAAGTAAAAGAAGAATTGGGAATTGAGGCAGCCGAATGGACAGATTTAGGGATGTTTGATATGGATACATCGATTGTTAACTGTCCTGTATTTTTATTTACGGCAACAAATTTAAAATTTACTTCCACAGAACGGGAAGGAACCGAAACAATGAAAACGGTAAAAATGAGTTTAGAGGAAGCTGTAGAAAACGTGATGGAAAGTTCTATTACACATGGGCCGAGTTCGATTTTAATTTTGAAAGGTAATACGGCGATGAATTTAAGGGGGGAAAACCACAGTTTTTAG
- a CDS encoding HAD family hydrolase: MELLSLSQAVAEGLFTEICLVATDMDGTLTQKGKFNSALLWALENLASAGIQVVIVTGRSAGWVSGISSLMPVAGAIAENGGLFFPQGSDVPVCLSAIENFTLHRQQLATAFESLKSHFPNIQESGDNVFRLTDWTFDVAGLRQNDLDKLASLCYQIGWGFTYSSVQCHIKPQVQDKAAGLLRVLREFFPQIPAQKVVTVGDSPNDESLFNSANFPVSVGVANVLEYADKLIYKPVCVTTAAEGAGFCELANQLLGCKS; the protein is encoded by the coding sequence ATGGAACTCCTAAGTTTATCTCAGGCTGTGGCAGAGGGTTTGTTTACAGAAATTTGTCTTGTAGCAACCGATATGGATGGTACGCTTACTCAGAAGGGTAAGTTTAATTCGGCTTTGCTATGGGCCCTAGAAAATTTAGCAAGCGCCGGTATCCAGGTTGTAATTGTTACGGGGCGGTCTGCCGGTTGGGTGAGTGGGATATCAAGTTTGATGCCGGTGGCGGGGGCAATTGCAGAAAATGGTGGGTTGTTTTTTCCCCAGGGTTCTGATGTGCCGGTGTGTTTATCTGCGATTGAAAATTTTACTTTACACCGGCAACAATTAGCCACCGCCTTTGAAAGTCTGAAATCTCATTTTCCCAACATTCAAGAATCAGGAGATAATGTTTTTCGCCTCACAGATTGGACGTTTGATGTGGCGGGATTACGTCAAAATGATCTTGACAAATTGGCAAGCTTATGTTATCAAATAGGGTGGGGATTTACTTATAGCTCGGTGCAGTGTCATATCAAACCCCAAGTTCAGGATAAAGCCGCCGGTTTATTGAGAGTCTTGCGTGAGTTTTTCCCGCAAATACCGGCCCAAAAAGTGGTGACAGTGGGCGATAGTCCTAATGATGAAAGTTTATTTAATTCTGCAAATTTTCCGGTTTCTGTCGGGGTAGCGAATGTATTGGAATATGCAGACAAGTTAATTTATAAGCCGGTTTGTGTGACAACAGCGGCGGAGGGTGCAGGGTTTTGTGAATTGGCAAATCAGCTTTTAGGGTGCAAATCCTAG
- the nadB gene encoding L-aspartate oxidase, with protein MVTHSNSYSSEQLNLPNHFDVVVIGTGAAGLYAALSLPQHYKIALLTKDSLPKSASDWAQGGIAAAISADDSPLLHIEDTLKAGAGLCDTNAVKFLAEHASESIASLVDLGVGFDRHSGQLALTLEAAHSRRRVLHAADTTGRAVVSTLTAQILKRKNIRVIEQAFALNLWLNPTSGRCQGISLAYEGNVYWIQADAVVLATGGGGQVFAQTTNPAVNTGDGVAMAWRAGAILRDLEFVQFHPTALTKAGAPRFLISEAVRGEGAHLVDDHGYRFAFDYHSAGELAPRDIVSRAIFSHFQRTGSDPATANVWLDLRPIPPERIHHRFPNIIQVCRDWGIDVFSQPIPVAPAAHYWMGGIYTDLANQTSIPGLYAVGETASTGVHGANRLASNSLLECIVFGAQLAHLELFTPEPVSLSSGRTSPFTHSQNEQNKIHTIRQELPRLVWQSAGICRNQPTLQTVLNQIQTWQTEFAALPLSQYLTSLTPTEPTSISPFDPDLLRTWGETCNLLDIAYLILNSALFRTESRGGHYRTDFPNLDPNWHTHTLIQQANWWKNSIPT; from the coding sequence TTGGTCACACATTCAAACAGCTATTCATCCGAGCAATTGAACCTGCCTAACCACTTTGACGTTGTGGTGATAGGCACCGGCGCCGCCGGCCTTTACGCAGCACTCAGCCTGCCACAACATTATAAAATCGCCCTACTCACTAAAGACAGCCTGCCAAAATCTGCAAGCGACTGGGCCCAAGGAGGTATCGCCGCCGCCATCTCTGCGGATGACTCGCCCCTCCTCCACATCGAAGACACCCTCAAAGCCGGGGCCGGTTTATGCGACACCAACGCTGTTAAATTTTTAGCAGAACACGCCTCAGAATCTATCGCATCTCTTGTCGATCTCGGAGTTGGCTTTGATCGCCACAGTGGCCAACTCGCCCTCACCCTCGAAGCCGCCCACTCGCGCCGCCGCGTTCTCCACGCCGCAGATACCACCGGGCGAGCCGTCGTTAGCACCCTTACTGCTCAAATTCTCAAACGCAAAAATATCCGCGTCATTGAACAAGCTTTTGCCCTCAACCTTTGGCTAAACCCAACTTCAGGCCGGTGTCAAGGTATCAGCCTCGCCTATGAAGGTAATGTTTACTGGATACAAGCCGATGCCGTTGTTTTAGCCACCGGCGGCGGCGGACAAGTCTTTGCCCAAACCACCAACCCCGCCGTTAATACCGGCGATGGTGTAGCAATGGCATGGCGAGCCGGTGCTATTTTAAGAGATTTAGAATTTGTTCAATTTCACCCCACCGCCCTCACCAAAGCCGGCGCCCCCAGATTTTTAATCAGCGAAGCAGTACGCGGCGAAGGAGCCCATTTAGTAGACGATCACGGCTATCGCTTTGCTTTTGACTATCATTCAGCCGGTGAACTCGCTCCCCGCGATATCGTCAGCCGAGCCATCTTCAGCCACTTTCAACGCACCGGCTCCGATCCTGCTACCGCCAACGTTTGGTTAGATTTACGCCCCATCCCGCCCGAACGCATCCACCACCGCTTCCCAAATATTATCCAAGTTTGCCGAGATTGGGGCATTGATGTTTTCAGCCAACCCATCCCCGTTGCTCCCGCCGCCCATTATTGGATGGGAGGTATTTACACCGATCTCGCCAACCAAACCTCAATTCCAGGGTTATATGCCGTCGGCGAAACAGCCAGCACAGGAGTACACGGTGCCAACCGGCTCGCCAGTAACTCGCTTCTCGAATGTATAGTTTTTGGTGCCCAACTCGCCCACCTAGAACTTTTTACCCCAGAGCCCGTTTCATTATCTTCGGGGCGTACCTCCCCCTTCACCCACTCCCAAAACGAACAAAACAAAATCCACACCATCCGTCAAGAATTGCCGCGTCTCGTCTGGCAAAGTGCCGGTATTTGCCGCAATCAACCCACCCTGCAAACCGTCCTCAACCAAATTCAAACCTGGCAAACAGAATTTGCCGCCCTTCCTCTTAGCCAATATTTAACAAGCCTTACGCCTACCGAGCCGACATCTATTTCCCCTTTTGATCCTGACTTGCTGCGTACTTGGGGAGAAACTTGCAACTTATTAGATATCGCCTATTTAATTCTCAACAGTGCCTTATTTCGCACCGAAAGCAGAGGCGGACATTACCGTACTGATTTCCCAAATTTAGACCCCAACTGGCACACCCACACACTGATTCAACAGGCTAACTGGTGGAAAAATTCCATCCCAACCTAA
- a CDS encoding DUF72 domain-containing protein yields the protein MAIHIGTSGWSYDHWQGVLYPDKLPSAKRLDYYLQRYQTVEVNSSYYHWPRDTTFSNWRARLPENFLMTIKAPRGLTHSSRLASPEKWLARIEQSLHYLGDKLGVFLVQLPPAFACDMARLAYFLEQTPPWIKLAVEFRHPSWHTEEVFSLLENKNAAYCVMSGANLPCILKATASFVYVRMHGPDHNFLYGGSYSDDDLRWWAGRIREWEAQGKSVFVYFNNDGNGNAVRNADTLKYFLGVQ from the coding sequence ATGGCTATTCATATTGGTACGTCTGGATGGAGTTATGACCACTGGCAGGGAGTGCTTTACCCTGATAAATTACCCAGTGCAAAACGCTTAGATTATTATTTACAGCGCTATCAAACTGTAGAAGTAAATAGCAGTTATTATCACTGGCCAAGAGATACAACTTTTTCTAATTGGCGAGCGCGTCTGCCAGAGAATTTTTTAATGACTATCAAAGCGCCTCGTGGTTTAACTCACAGTTCGCGTCTTGCTTCGCCGGAAAAATGGTTAGCGCGAATTGAGCAGAGTTTACATTATTTAGGCGACAAATTAGGCGTATTTTTGGTACAATTACCGCCGGCTTTTGCCTGTGATATGGCACGCTTGGCTTATTTTTTAGAGCAAACTCCCCCTTGGATAAAACTAGCAGTAGAATTTCGGCATCCAAGCTGGCATACCGAAGAAGTTTTTAGTTTATTAGAAAATAAAAATGCTGCTTATTGTGTGATGAGTGGGGCAAATTTACCTTGTATTTTGAAAGCAACTGCATCTTTTGTTTATGTGCGAATGCACGGCCCAGACCATAATTTTTTGTATGGTGGTTCCTATAGTGATGATGATTTGCGCTGGTGGGCCGGTCGTATCCGGGAATGGGAAGCGCAGGGAAAAAGTGTGTTTGTTTATTTTAATAATGATGGTAACGGTAATGCTGTGAGAAATGCCGATACTTTGAAATATTTTTTAGGCGTTCAATAA
- a CDS encoding folate-binding protein YgfZ, with protein MIEQLQEIQAKAGAIVEEVGSGVKVAVSYRNDSEAFKAVQESVALCNRSHWGRILVSDDDRIRFLHNQSTNDFNSLKAGQGCDTVFVTSTARTIDLATAYLTEDSVLLLVSPNRREKVVQWLDRYIFFADKVKLTDITNQTAAFSLIGPKSDELLQQIGAGEMAGQPYGNHQVFKVGGVEVRVGVGSGLASAGYTLIVDVEKSPQLWTVLSEAGAIPLGENCWNALRIEQGRPLPDSELTEDYNPLEVRLMQTISFSKGCYIGQETIARLNTYKGVKQFLWGVRLNAPATPGSAIFIGEEKVGTLTSYAETEKGPFGLAYIRSKAGGVGLKVLVGETEGEVVEVPFLTPPLL; from the coding sequence ATGATTGAACAATTACAGGAAATTCAAGCAAAAGCCGGGGCAATTGTAGAAGAAGTTGGCAGCGGCGTAAAAGTGGCCGTATCATATCGCAACGACAGCGAAGCTTTCAAGGCAGTTCAAGAAAGTGTGGCGCTTTGTAATCGTTCGCACTGGGGGCGAATTTTGGTTTCTGATGATGACAGAATTCGCTTTTTGCACAACCAAAGTACCAATGATTTTAATAGCCTTAAAGCCGGTCAAGGTTGCGATACAGTTTTTGTGACTTCTACGGCTCGCACAATTGATTTAGCAACGGCTTATCTTACAGAAGATTCGGTGTTATTGCTGGTGTCTCCTAACCGGAGAGAAAAGGTTGTGCAATGGCTGGATCGTTATATCTTTTTTGCCGATAAAGTGAAACTAACTGATATCACGAATCAAACGGCTGCTTTTAGTTTGATTGGCCCGAAAAGTGATGAGTTATTGCAACAAATTGGGGCTGGAGAAATGGCCGGTCAACCCTACGGAAATCATCAAGTTTTTAAGGTTGGCGGTGTCGAGGTTCGCGTCGGTGTTGGCAGTGGGTTGGCGAGTGCCGGTTATACGTTAATTGTGGATGTCGAAAAAAGTCCTCAATTGTGGACTGTTTTAAGCGAAGCTGGGGCTATTCCGCTGGGGGAAAATTGCTGGAATGCCTTAAGAATAGAACAAGGCCGGCCTTTGCCAGATAGCGAATTGACGGAAGATTATAATCCTTTAGAAGTGCGTTTGATGCAAACGATTTCTTTTAGTAAAGGTTGTTATATTGGGCAAGAAACTATTGCGCGGTTGAATACTTATAAAGGCGTGAAACAATTTCTTTGGGGGGTGCGTTTAAATGCACCGGCAACTCCGGGGAGTGCGATATTTATAGGTGAGGAAAAAGTCGGCACGCTGACAAGTTATGCGGAAACGGAAAAAGGGCCCTTTGGTTTGGCTTATATTCGCTCAAAAGCCGGTGGAGTAGGGTTAAAAGTTTTGGTGGGTGAAACAGAAGGGGAAGTAGTCGAAGTGCCTTTTTTGACTCCTCCGCTTTTGTAG
- the psbU gene encoding photosystem II complex extrinsic protein PsbU, whose amino-acid sequence MRRAIRLLSVLCLLVGCWGWLGAPQNAYAANLNGVTFSNAPVLAAEFRNAIDDKLRTEYGKKIDLNNTNVRAFRQYPGLYPTLASKIVQNAPYEKVEDVLNLPELTTRQKELLQANLDKFTVTEVEPHLVEGDDRYNNGLY is encoded by the coding sequence ATGAGACGTGCAATCCGTCTGTTGAGCGTCCTGTGCCTGCTCGTCGGCTGCTGGGGCTGGTTAGGAGCGCCCCAAAACGCCTACGCTGCCAACTTAAACGGTGTAACATTCAGCAATGCGCCGGTGTTGGCCGCCGAATTCCGCAACGCCATTGATGACAAACTCAGAACCGAGTACGGCAAGAAAATCGACCTCAACAACACAAACGTGCGAGCCTTCCGCCAATATCCGGGCTTATACCCCACCTTGGCAAGCAAAATTGTCCAAAACGCACCCTACGAAAAAGTTGAGGATGTCTTAAACCTCCCCGAACTCACAACTCGTCAAAAAGAACTTCTCCAAGCCAACCTGGATAAGTTCACCGTTACCGAAGTCGAACCCCACCTCGTAGAAGGCGACGACCGGTATAACAACGGTCTCTACTAA
- a CDS encoding chromosome segregation ATPase, giving the protein MTRVRRGRDRRRVDRSLKPINNSQFSGLPPLAGTPVSGGSVPQSVPPASLEPDGRTVADSVIGSASSRLRVPIESLEKLLHSWKFWVGSSAVVFVTSGAIATALLLRLPAVPNCPAIFWPMASASLRMYCAQLAANKDTVDDLLSAIQLVNELPKDHPLRPEINRNIEEWSEQLLQLCDQTFNAGKLEEAIGMARKIPANVPVYSLVEERINNWQSIWSKAEEIYNKAEAELRKQNWPQAFREAVQLLDIENQYWATVKYEEITNIMKVAREDGSKLGKAYSLADQGGLEKLLEAIKVAQSIEKNSRVYEKSREAIKEFSQKMMDLAEESLEKRDLSAAVEIARQIPEEAKLKEEVADFIELARAQSLTWQDSVSGLESAIAAAQKIAPNRPLYSKAKRLITEWQDSIQNLGYLEKARSLARTGSVNDLKAAISQAEQIDRSKPRWEEAQSEIDRWRGEIETQEDRPYLERAEMLARSGDVNSLQAAINQAGIIGRNRALYGAAQEKIDQWSRQIQEQQDRPILDIANQLARGGRPESLDAAISQARKIGSGRALYEEAQAKIDEWNRQIQEQQDRPIMDNARQLAAMGQYSDAINRAERIISGRALYGEAQDAIQAWKGELRGRQNLEDAYRYAGMGTPETLASAIRAANQVSDSSRLRSEADSMINQWSDQILSLAQQQASYDPQGAIEIARKIPSYAGTYSAAQVQITLWQRQIAPAPIPEPAPQSTPTTPR; this is encoded by the coding sequence ATGACAAGAGTTCGCAGAGGTAGAGACCGGCGCCGCGTTGACCGGTCTTTAAAACCAATCAACAACAGCCAATTTAGTGGGCTTCCACCCTTAGCAGGCACGCCGGTGTCTGGAGGGTCAGTGCCTCAAAGCGTGCCACCGGCCTCTCTGGAACCAGACGGTCGTACCGTAGCGGATTCTGTCATTGGCTCGGCCTCCTCCCGCCTGCGCGTCCCCATAGAAAGCTTAGAAAAACTTCTGCACAGTTGGAAATTTTGGGTCGGCTCGTCGGCTGTTGTTTTTGTCACTAGCGGTGCCATTGCCACTGCCTTATTGTTGCGGTTGCCGGCAGTGCCCAATTGTCCGGCAATTTTTTGGCCGATGGCAAGCGCCAGTTTGCGAATGTATTGCGCTCAACTTGCCGCCAATAAAGACACCGTTGATGATTTGCTCTCAGCAATTCAACTGGTTAATGAACTCCCCAAAGACCACCCCCTGCGCCCCGAAATTAACCGCAATATTGAAGAATGGTCAGAACAACTTTTGCAGCTATGCGACCAAACTTTTAATGCCGGTAAATTAGAAGAAGCTATTGGAATGGCACGCAAAATTCCTGCCAATGTGCCGGTTTATAGCCTCGTAGAAGAACGCATAAATAATTGGCAGTCTATCTGGTCAAAAGCTGAGGAAATTTATAACAAAGCAGAAGCCGAACTGCGGAAACAAAACTGGCCGCAAGCCTTCCGAGAAGCTGTACAATTGCTGGATATTGAAAACCAATACTGGGCAACGGTAAAGTACGAAGAAATCACCAACATAATGAAAGTTGCCCGCGAAGATGGCAGCAAACTTGGCAAAGCTTATAGCCTTGCAGATCAAGGGGGTTTAGAAAAACTCCTCGAAGCAATTAAAGTTGCTCAAAGCATCGAGAAAAACAGTCGCGTTTATGAAAAATCCCGCGAAGCCATCAAAGAATTTAGTCAAAAAATGATGGATTTGGCAGAGGAAAGCCTAGAAAAACGCGACTTATCGGCAGCGGTTGAAATTGCCCGTCAAATTCCAGAAGAAGCGAAACTAAAAGAAGAAGTTGCCGATTTTATTGAGTTAGCCAGAGCCCAATCTTTAACCTGGCAAGATAGCGTCAGCGGTTTAGAATCTGCCATAGCAGCGGCTCAAAAAATTGCCCCAAATCGGCCTCTTTATAGCAAAGCCAAACGCTTGATTACTGAGTGGCAAGACAGCATCCAAAATTTAGGGTATTTAGAAAAAGCTCGCTCTTTGGCTCGCACCGGCAGTGTTAATGATTTAAAAGCCGCAATTTCGCAAGCCGAACAAATTGATCGCTCTAAACCTCGCTGGGAGGAAGCGCAATCAGAAATCGACCGTTGGCGAGGAGAAATTGAAACCCAAGAAGACCGGCCTTATTTAGAAAGAGCAGAAATGTTAGCCCGATCTGGGGATGTAAATTCGCTGCAAGCTGCTATTAATCAAGCGGGAATTATTGGCAGAAATCGGGCGCTTTATGGGGCGGCGCAAGAAAAAATCGACCAGTGGAGCCGGCAAATTCAAGAACAACAAGACCGGCCTATTTTGGATATAGCAAATCAATTAGCGCGGGGTGGTCGTCCTGAGTCTTTAGACGCTGCTATTAGCCAAGCCCGAAAAATAGGCAGTGGTAGAGCGCTTTATGAGGAAGCGCAAGCAAAAATTGATGAATGGAACCGGCAAATCCAAGAACAACAAGACCGGCCTATTATGGATAATGCCCGTCAGTTAGCGGCAATGGGTCAATATTCCGATGCGATCAACCGAGCGGAAAGAATTATCAGCGGACGTGCTTTGTATGGTGAAGCGCAAGATGCCATCCAAGCTTGGAAAGGGGAACTTCGTGGCCGGCAAAATCTTGAGGATGCTTATCGTTATGCCGGTATGGGAACACCGGAAACGCTGGCTTCTGCTATTCGTGCAGCAAATCAAGTTTCTGATAGTAGCCGCTTGCGTTCAGAAGCCGATAGCATGATTAATCAGTGGAGCGATCAAATTTTATCGCTTGCTCAACAACAGGCAAGTTATGATCCGCAAGGGGCAATTGAAATTGCTCGCAAAATTCCTTCTTATGCCGGCACTTATTCGGCGGCTCAAGTACAAATTACACTGTGGCAAAGACAAATTGCACCGGCACCGATACCGGAACCGGCACCGCAATCAACTCCTACTACCCCTCGTTAA
- a CDS encoding pentapeptide repeat-containing protein, which yields MKSLILKAAVVALTTLGAMPALAENPAHVRQLLETNQCAGCNLAGANLKGAHIIGADLRGANLAGANLEYANLEGADLRGASLEGANLRNSYLNSAELTNANLKRANLRNANLAFSLLSGSDLRGASLVNANLLRADLRQADVVRETLAGANLERTMLPASLRLQ from the coding sequence ATGAAATCACTGATTTTAAAAGCCGCTGTGGTTGCCCTGACGACGCTTGGCGCAATGCCGGCACTCGCCGAAAATCCTGCCCATGTAAGGCAATTATTAGAAACAAACCAGTGTGCGGGTTGTAATTTGGCAGGCGCAAATTTAAAAGGCGCTCATATTATAGGAGCGGATCTGCGGGGAGCAAATTTGGCCGGTGCAAACCTGGAATATGCCAATTTAGAAGGCGCGGATCTGCGGGGAGCTTCTTTAGAAGGTGCGAATTTACGCAATAGTTATTTAAACAGCGCTGAATTGACAAATGCTAATTTGAAACGCGCTAACTTGAGAAATGCCAATTTGGCTTTTAGTTTATTAAGTGGCTCAGATTTACGCGGCGCAAGTTTAGTGAATGCCAATTTATTGCGAGCCGATTTACGCCAAGCCGATGTAGTGCGAGAAACCTTGGCTGGAGCAAATTTAGAGCGGACAATGTTGCCAGCTTCATTGCGTTTGCAATAG
- the hslO gene encoding Hsp33 family molecular chaperone HslO, with protein MADQLIRATAADGGIRAVGVITTRLTEEARQRHKLSYVATAALGRTMTSGLLLVSNMKRPESRVNIRIRGNGPLGGILVDAGLDGTVRGYVDNPEIELPPNSKGKLDVGGAVGNSGYIYVVRDVGYGYPYSSTVELVSGEIGDDIAHYLVTSEQTPSALVVGVFVGAEGVTAAGGVLLQVLPKAAIDEELIETLESRVAGLAGFTPLLQAGKTLPEIMQDLLGDMGLQILPERQIVRFHCGCNGDRFLGALKMLGEAELQDMIEKDNGAEAICHFCGNVYHASSDDLSELIGRLRAETATVN; from the coding sequence ATGGCCGATCAATTAATTCGAGCAACCGCAGCAGACGGAGGCATACGAGCAGTAGGCGTAATTACCACCCGCCTCACAGAAGAAGCAAGGCAGCGACACAAACTTTCCTACGTTGCCACCGCCGCCCTGGGACGGACAATGACATCAGGACTGTTACTCGTCTCTAACATGAAACGCCCAGAATCAAGAGTAAATATCCGGATCAGGGGCAACGGGCCATTAGGCGGAATTCTCGTCGATGCCGGTTTAGACGGCACAGTGCGGGGATACGTCGATAACCCAGAAATCGAACTACCCCCAAATAGTAAAGGAAAACTCGACGTTGGCGGAGCCGTTGGCAACAGTGGCTATATTTATGTCGTGCGAGATGTTGGCTACGGCTACCCCTACTCAAGCACCGTTGAACTGGTATCAGGCGAAATTGGCGATGACATTGCCCACTACCTTGTCACCTCCGAACAAACCCCCTCAGCCCTAGTCGTGGGAGTATTTGTTGGGGCTGAAGGTGTCACAGCAGCCGGTGGCGTACTGTTGCAAGTCTTACCCAAAGCCGCCATAGATGAAGAACTCATTGAAACCCTAGAATCTCGTGTCGCCGGTTTAGCTGGCTTCACACCTCTGCTGCAAGCCGGCAAAACCCTCCCAGAAATCATGCAAGACTTACTCGGAGACATGGGCCTGCAAATTTTACCAGAACGGCAGATCGTGCGCTTCCATTGCGGTTGTAACGGCGACCGATTTTTAGGAGCGCTAAAAATGCTCGGAGAAGCTGAACTGCAAGACATGATCGAAAAAGACAACGGAGCCGAGGCTATCTGCCATTTTTGCGGCAACGTTTATCACGCCAGCAGCGACGATCTCAGCGAGTTGATAGGCAGACTTCGAGCCGAAACTGCAACGGTAAACTAG
- a CDS encoding ferredoxin, whose protein sequence is MVSDKEILICQNRTCRKQGSAKVMAAFQVNAVPNITLTGSGCLGKCGNGPMVLILPDQVWYSHVHPSEAPALINRHL, encoded by the coding sequence ATGGTTTCTGACAAAGAAATTTTAATCTGCCAAAACCGCACCTGTCGCAAACAAGGTAGCGCAAAAGTTATGGCAGCATTTCAAGTTAATGCTGTGCCAAATATTACCCTCACCGGCAGCGGTTGTCTGGGAAAATGCGGTAATGGGCCGATGGTCTTAATTTTGCCGGATCAGGTATGGTATTCTCATGTTCATCCTTCCGAAGCACCGGCCCTCATTAACCGCCATCTCTAG